In one Zobellia galactanivorans genomic region, the following are encoded:
- a CDS encoding TlpA disulfide reductase family protein gives MKKVVLSVCILVGLFACNQKPEGYSFTGNLRGEVENGTKVFLKAMGDNGQPVDIDTTTVENGKFVFTGQADTPEMHYVFVDKLMGYTAVILENGEIELNAQKDSLGFADVKGTAQNDVFMDYMDKSKEITARAQSIQQDMQKADEATALALRDEMMELQEEYKNFEITYIKEHPDALIAALLIDRATSARAITAAEAQEMYDALSPEIKKTKVAATIVKKLEDQKQAEENEKSTAIGAKAPEFSAPNPEGKTVALNEVLGKVTLIDFWAAWCKPCRAENPNVVKVYEKYHDKGLNIVGVSLDKTEDAWKKAIADDGLAWHQVSNLAYFNDPIAKLYNVDAIPAAFLLDENGVIIAKNLRGPALEQKVAELLK, from the coding sequence ATGAAAAAAGTAGTATTGTCAGTTTGTATTTTAGTGGGTCTTTTCGCCTGTAACCAAAAACCGGAAGGCTATAGTTTTACAGGAAACCTTAGAGGTGAAGTCGAAAACGGCACCAAAGTGTTTCTTAAGGCCATGGGCGACAACGGTCAACCTGTTGATATAGATACCACCACCGTGGAAAACGGAAAATTTGTTTTTACCGGTCAGGCCGACACCCCAGAAATGCACTACGTGTTTGTAGACAAACTAATGGGCTATACTGCTGTGATCCTAGAAAACGGCGAGATTGAACTCAATGCACAGAAAGATAGCTTGGGCTTTGCCGATGTAAAGGGTACGGCACAAAACGATGTGTTCATGGATTATATGGACAAATCAAAAGAGATTACCGCCCGCGCCCAGTCGATCCAACAAGACATGCAAAAAGCGGACGAGGCTACGGCTTTGGCCCTTAGGGATGAAATGATGGAACTTCAGGAAGAGTACAAGAACTTTGAGATCACTTATATCAAAGAGCATCCGGACGCCCTTATAGCGGCCTTGCTTATTGACCGTGCCACCAGTGCAAGGGCGATTACGGCTGCGGAGGCACAGGAAATGTACGATGCACTTTCTCCCGAGATCAAAAAGACCAAGGTTGCGGCTACCATCGTAAAGAAATTGGAAGACCAAAAACAGGCCGAGGAAAATGAAAAGAGCACGGCCATTGGCGCAAAGGCCCCTGAGTTTTCGGCTCCTAACCCCGAAGGCAAAACAGTTGCCCTAAACGAGGTTCTTGGCAAAGTGACCCTTATCGACTTTTGGGCCGCATGGTGCAAACCTTGTAGGGCCGAAAACCCCAATGTTGTAAAAGTCTACGAAAAATACCATGACAAAGGACTCAACATTGTCGGTGTTTCATTGGACAAGACCGAAGATGCCTGGAAAAAGGCTATCGCCGATGACGGATTGGCTTGGCACCAAGTATCGAACCTAGCCTATTTCAACGATCCCATTGCCAAATTATACAATGTCGATGCCATTCCCGCTGCATTCCTTTTGGATGAAAACGGAGTAATCATCGCCAAGAACCTAAGAGGTCCGGCCTTGGAACAAAAAGTAGCGGAGCTTCTAAAGTAA
- a CDS encoding LVIVD repeat-containing protein — protein sequence MMKKLSLVALAASTIILSCSDETTVFKDTEDDISIEAEASVLENSILFDDAGVLEIKKTDGSTGKTSKTIEEMAGDYPLTLVARVDPPSYTGGDNLTASHIDVDGNYAYVSYNTVEDGYAGGIDIIDVSDPNNPKVTSRLYYSNADINAVEYDNGYVYAVGGVDSEKSVRATSNSFIVKIPASGGILDVSRELIYGFQEGFTANDVEVTTNGILVTSGKDGLLTYYKKTDLSTKNDVSFSDLRSVAYDNGVIAVLDASQGVSIMDENFVERKIIAIDSDFGQSSKRTLDFSGEKIIVSEGAKGAGVYNMDSGSLIEYIPILLNPVGTETENIVTNAVAMNEDILLMANGGAGLCLSEDVDGQTNIVGVVDLDGSINYVASKGDYIFAASGKAGLQIVKLNRPDQSLENRCSDLDPYYGSANLYVSEGDVKEYNGSKRFNKLEVDGSLLLCGTWTVNSTSYVNSNGRFEMNGTLVVGRNNKRKNIVVNKDAVLRIEGNLYIYGDLILNEGATVEFIGDDSVANIFGSVKLLENAKVKGTFKDLQGKF from the coding sequence GCCGAGGCATCGGTTTTAGAGAATAGTATTCTCTTTGACGACGCCGGTGTTCTTGAAATTAAAAAAACGGACGGTTCCACCGGAAAGACTTCCAAAACCATTGAGGAGATGGCTGGCGATTACCCCTTGACTTTAGTGGCCCGGGTTGATCCGCCGTCGTATACGGGCGGAGACAACCTTACGGCCTCACATATAGATGTAGACGGTAACTATGCCTACGTATCGTATAATACGGTAGAGGACGGTTATGCGGGGGGTATCGATATCATTGATGTAAGCGATCCGAACAATCCTAAAGTTACTTCGCGACTCTATTATAGCAATGCCGATATCAATGCGGTAGAGTACGATAACGGCTATGTTTACGCTGTGGGCGGGGTAGATTCGGAAAAGTCCGTTAGGGCCACTTCCAATTCCTTTATAGTTAAAATACCTGCTTCAGGTGGTATATTGGATGTCAGTAGGGAGTTGATCTATGGCTTTCAAGAAGGGTTTACCGCCAATGATGTAGAGGTAACCACAAATGGTATATTGGTCACAAGCGGAAAAGATGGCCTGTTGACCTATTATAAAAAAACCGATCTATCGACCAAAAACGACGTTTCATTTTCCGACTTGCGTTCGGTAGCCTATGATAACGGGGTTATTGCCGTTTTGGATGCGAGCCAAGGCGTAAGCATCATGGACGAAAATTTTGTAGAACGTAAAATCATTGCTATCGATTCCGATTTTGGGCAGAGTAGCAAAAGGACCTTGGATTTTTCAGGGGAAAAAATAATCGTATCGGAAGGTGCCAAAGGCGCTGGGGTCTATAATATGGACAGTGGTAGCTTGATCGAGTATATCCCCATCCTCTTAAACCCTGTAGGCACCGAAACCGAGAATATCGTTACCAATGCCGTGGCGATGAACGAAGATATTTTGTTAATGGCCAATGGGGGTGCGGGACTCTGTCTTTCCGAAGATGTAGACGGGCAAACCAATATAGTGGGGGTGGTAGACCTTGATGGGTCGATCAACTATGTGGCCTCAAAAGGGGATTATATTTTTGCGGCTTCGGGTAAAGCGGGACTCCAAATCGTAAAACTAAACCGACCGGATCAAAGTTTGGAAAACCGTTGTTCGGATCTTGATCCTTACTACGGTAGCGCCAACCTCTATGTGAGTGAAGGCGATGTAAAGGAATATAACGGGTCTAAGCGCTTCAATAAGCTTGAAGTAGACGGTTCGTTACTGCTTTGTGGTACGTGGACGGTGAACAGCACCAGTTATGTAAACAGCAATGGACGCTTCGAGATGAACGGTACCTTGGTTGTGGGAAGAAACAATAAGAGAAAAAATATAGTCGTAAACAAGGATGCCGTACTTAGGATAGAGGGCAACCTGTATATCTATGGTGATCTGATCTTGAATGAGGGCGCCACTGTAGAATTCATAGGTGACGATTCCGTTGCTAATATTTTCGGAAGTGTAAAGCTCCTTGAAAACGCCAAAGTAAAAGGTACGTTTAAAGACTTACAGGGAAAGTTCTAA